One Enterococcus silesiacus genomic window carries:
- a CDS encoding ribosome recycling factor: protein MSGTVLATAKEKMSKAEQSLQRELGQIRAGRANASLLDRIQVDYYGALTPVNQLAGINIPEARVLMITPFDKNSLEDIEKAIQASDIGISPTNDGTVIRLVIPQLTEERRKELAKDVKKAAENAKIAVRNIRRDAIDELKKQQKSNDITEDELRNLEKEAQKLTDDSVKNIDTITSEKEKELLEV, encoded by the coding sequence ATGAGTGGAACTGTATTAGCAACAGCAAAAGAGAAAATGAGCAAAGCAGAACAAAGCTTACAACGTGAGCTTGGCCAAATCCGTGCAGGACGTGCTAACGCAAGTCTATTGGACAGAATTCAAGTAGATTATTATGGCGCACTGACACCGGTGAACCAACTTGCTGGAATCAATATTCCAGAAGCGCGTGTCTTAATGATTACACCTTTTGACAAAAATTCACTTGAAGATATCGAAAAGGCAATTCAAGCTAGCGATATCGGTATTAGCCCAACAAATGACGGCACAGTAATTCGTTTAGTAATTCCACAATTAACGGAAGAACGTCGTAAAGAATTAGCAAAAGACGTGAAAAAAGCGGCTGAAAATGCAAAAATCGCTGTTCGTAACATTCGTCGTGATGCTATTGATGAATTGAAAAAGCAACAAAAAAGCAATGATATCACTGAAGATGAGTTGCGCAATCTAGAAAAAGAAGCGCAAAAATTAACAGATGATAGTGTGAAAAACATTGATACGATCACTTCTGAAAAAGAAAAAGAACTTCTAGAAGTATAA
- the pyrH gene encoding UMP kinase (Catalyzes the phosphorylation of UMP to UDP): MVKPKYQRVVLKLSGEALAGEDGFGIKPPTIKEIVEEIKEVHELGIEMAIVVGGGNIWRGQIGAQMGMERAQADYMGMLATVMNALALQDTLENLGVPTRVQTSIEMRQIAEPYIRRRAERHLEKGRIVIFAGGTGNPYFSTDTTAALRAAEIDADVILMAKNNVDGVYSADPKLDANAVKFEELTHLDVISKGLQVMDSTASSLSMDNDIPLVVFNLNETGNIRRACLGENIGTTVRGK; the protein is encoded by the coding sequence ATGGTAAAACCTAAATATCAACGCGTTGTATTAAAGTTAAGTGGCGAAGCTTTGGCCGGAGAAGATGGGTTTGGAATTAAACCTCCAACAATCAAAGAGATTGTAGAAGAAATCAAAGAAGTACATGAATTAGGAATTGAAATGGCAATCGTTGTTGGCGGTGGCAATATCTGGCGCGGACAAATCGGTGCTCAAATGGGTATGGAACGCGCACAAGCAGATTACATGGGAATGTTAGCAACTGTAATGAACGCATTAGCCTTACAAGATACATTAGAAAATCTTGGAGTGCCAACACGCGTTCAAACGTCAATCGAGATGCGTCAAATCGCAGAACCATATATCCGCCGCCGTGCAGAACGTCATTTGGAAAAAGGTCGTATCGTGATCTTTGCTGGTGGTACCGGAAATCCTTATTTCTCAACAGATACAACTGCAGCGTTACGTGCAGCAGAAATTGATGCGGATGTCATTTTAATGGCTAAAAACAATGTTGATGGTGTGTATTCTGCTGATCCTAAGCTAGATGCAAATGCTGTTAAATTTGAAGAATTAACACATTTAGATGTGATTTCAAAAGGCTTGCAAGTAATGGATTCAACGGCAAGCTCACTAAGTATGGATAATGATATTCCATTAGTCGTATTCAATTTAAATGAAACAGGCAATATTCGCCGTGCATGTTTAGGTGAAAATATTGGAACAACCGTAAGGGGGAAATAA
- a CDS encoding elongation factor Ts, producing MADISAKLVKELRDMTGVGMMDAKRALVEVEGNIEAAVDHLREKGMAKAAKKNDRVAAEGLANVASNGNFAAIVEVNSETDFVSKNEMFQDLVKKIATEIATNKPANMEEALALKTDKGTLETELIEATTVIGEKISFRRFELVEKDDNAAFGAYLHMGGRIAVLTVLEGTTDEEVAKDVAMHVAAINPRYVNESQIPQEELEHEKAILSEQALNEGKPANIVEKMVIGRLNKFKAEISLVDQPFVKDPDMTVEKYVASKGATVKSFIRFEVGEGIEKREDNFADEVMSQIKK from the coding sequence ATGGCAGATATTTCAGCAAAATTAGTTAAAGAACTACGCGACATGACTGGTGTCGGTATGATGGACGCAAAAAGAGCGTTAGTAGAAGTAGAAGGTAATATAGAAGCAGCTGTTGATCACCTACGTGAAAAAGGTATGGCTAAAGCAGCTAAGAAAAATGACCGTGTTGCAGCGGAAGGTTTAGCAAATGTTGCTTCAAACGGCAACTTTGCAGCAATCGTTGAAGTAAACTCTGAAACTGACTTTGTTTCTAAAAACGAAATGTTCCAAGATTTAGTTAAAAAAATTGCAACTGAGATTGCGACGAACAAACCAGCAAACATGGAAGAAGCTTTAGCTCTTAAAACAGATAAAGGAACGTTAGAAACTGAATTGATCGAAGCAACAACGGTTATCGGTGAAAAAATCAGCTTCCGTCGTTTTGAATTAGTTGAAAAAGACGATAACGCTGCTTTCGGTGCTTATTTACACATGGGCGGACGTATTGCCGTTTTAACTGTACTTGAAGGAACAACTGACGAAGAAGTTGCGAAAGACGTTGCAATGCACGTAGCAGCAATCAACCCTCGTTATGTGAACGAATCACAAATCCCTCAAGAAGAATTAGAACATGAAAAAGCGATTCTTTCTGAGCAAGCATTAAACGAAGGTAAACCAGCCAATATCGTTGAAAAAATGGTGATTGGTCGCCTAAACAAATTTAAAGCTGAAATTTCATTAGTGGATCAACCATTCGTTAAAGATCCTGATATGACAGTTGAAAAATACGTTGCATCTAAAGGCGCAACAGTTAAATCATTCATCCGCTTTGAAGTTGGCGAAGGAATTGAAAAACGTGAAGATAACTTTGCTGATGAAGTAATGAGCCAAATCAAAAAATAA
- a CDS encoding 30S ribosomal protein S2, which yields MAVISMKQLLEAGVHFGHQTRRWNPKMKKYIFTERNGIYIIDLQKTVKLVDAAYDYMKNVAEDGGVALFVGTKKQAQEAIKDEAIRSGQYFVNHRWLGGTLTNWDTIQKRIKRLKDINKMEEDGTFDVLPKKEVVGLNKQRERLEKFLGGIQDMPRIPDVMYIVDPRKERIAVQEAQKLNIPIVAMVDTNCDPDEIDVVIPSNDDAIRAVKLITAKMADAFIEGNQGEDQAVEEIFVEETPEAATSIEEIVDVVEGTNDSAE from the coding sequence ATGGCAGTAATTTCTATGAAACAATTACTAGAAGCCGGCGTACACTTTGGACACCAAACTCGTCGCTGGAACCCAAAAATGAAGAAATATATCTTCACAGAAAGAAACGGAATCTACATCATTGACTTGCAAAAAACAGTCAAATTAGTAGATGCTGCGTACGATTACATGAAAAATGTTGCTGAAGACGGCGGTGTTGCATTATTCGTAGGAACTAAAAAACAAGCACAAGAAGCGATCAAAGACGAAGCGATTCGTTCAGGTCAATACTTTGTAAATCACCGTTGGTTAGGTGGAACTTTAACTAACTGGGATACAATCCAAAAACGTATTAAACGTTTGAAAGATATCAATAAAATGGAAGAAGACGGAACTTTCGATGTTCTTCCTAAAAAAGAAGTTGTTGGTTTAAACAAACAACGTGAACGTCTTGAAAAATTCTTAGGTGGTATCCAAGATATGCCTAGAATTCCAGATGTAATGTATATTGTTGATCCTCGTAAAGAACGTATTGCTGTTCAAGAAGCTCAAAAATTGAACATCCCAATCGTTGCGATGGTTGATACTAACTGTGATCCAGACGAAATCGACGTAGTAATTCCATCAAATGATGATGCGATTCGTGCGGTTAAATTGATCACTGCTAAAATGGCTGACGCTTTCATCGAAGGAAACCAAGGTGAAGATCAAGCTGTAGAAGAAATCTTTGTTGAAGAAACACCAGAAGCTGCAACTTCAATCGAAGAAATCGTTGATGTTGTTGAAGGCACAAACGATTCAGCAGAATAA